The following DNA comes from Fusarium verticillioides 7600 chromosome 9, whole genome shotgun sequence.
GTACCGGCCCCGATACGACGGCGCATCTCAGCCCATGTTGGCAGTCTCGAAATGGGACTTTAGCTGTATGGATCTTACTAAGATTTGACAGTAGCCACGCCATAGGCGCTATTGTGTTTTGCTAATTTCATCGCTGTGCCTCAAATCTCAAAAGTGATTCCTTCGTGTCCGAAGACGCCGCTTACAAGACGTCATAAAACGTGGATCAAGTCCCTGTATGTTTGTGCTCTGCAGAGGATAATCAGTCAGACCACACATACTTTTTCGGCATCTCTACCTTCTCTTTGAcctttgtttctgtttcCGAAACGATCTGCAACGATGCTTACCATCGCAACTTTGCACGTTGCACTGCAGGTTTTCGGAGCTTTCAGCCCGAGTCATGCAGCCGCTGTCACGTTGGAACACCGTTCGGCTCGTGACGGTAACTCTGTAGCAGTCCCAGCCAATTGGGACGTCTACGGGTACCTGTTCAATGTTACTGTCGGCTCTCCCCCACAGAATATCACCATGCTCAGCGACATGACATGGATGGCTCCTTTTGTCCGATCGGGACGTTGTCTGGGACAATTCAACCCCGAGCTCTGCGTTGCTCAAGGCCAATCGTTCTTTAACGAACATAACTCGACGACGTTCGCAAATACTACCTTTGCACAAGCAACATGGCCTGTCACTGCATTCGCGCCAAACTTTACCGTTGACTATGGAAGAGACAAGTTTTGCATTGGAGAGATCTGCAACAAAGACACTCTAATGCAGGTTTCCGACTTCCCCTACCCAGGCAGCGTTGTCCCTGTCATTCCCTTTGGAGGAATCTTTGGCCTAGCCCCCACACCAGAGGCCATCACTGCGACGTCCGAGCCCGTCAACTTTCAAGCCTGGAAGAACGGCAAGATGGGACCTCTGGTTGGTTGGCATACATGCGAGGTACTCAAGTCAGCAGCAACCTGCCAGGGGGGCGATGCGCAGCTAGTGTTTGGCGGTACGGATACTACAATGTACAGCGCCAAAAAGCTCCAATCGTACGAGATACAGAATCCCGAATGGCTCAGTGATGCCTTTTAcccatcaacaccaccccGCAGCAACTATTGGAGTACGTCCTTGACAGGAATGTGGATCAGGACTGATAAGTTGTCCAAGAACTATGCTGTCCCATTCAAGGCCGTCAAGACTGCTAAGCGTACACCCCCACTCGCTGTCGTGGACGAAGGATCTGAGGGACTAGGAGCACCCCTGTCTCTGAACGGGTACAAGTACCTGGTCAGACACATCAAAAGTGCCAAACTTGCATCCAAGGCAATCGTCCAGAACATTCAGCAGCAGGGATCATCGGGATATAACACGGCAGACCAAGATTGGTACACCGTTGCTTGTGACGGTTTACACGAATATCCCGATCTGGTATATCAACTCGATGGCCGGAAGAAGTACACGATTTCTGCAGGTGATTATGTAACCAAGCTGACAGACATGCCTGGGTCTGTCTGCTATCTCAATATCAATGTTTGGAAATACGGGCGCACGGAGAATGGAGACGCAAGGGTTGTTCTTCTGGGTAGGGCATTCCTCAAGAGGAAGTATCTTGTTCTCAACTTCGAAGATCGCTCGTTCGGCCTTGCACCTCTGCGTACGGGATGAaattcttcaagatcatgtTTTATCTAGGGCCTTGATTATTATCGTTGTATACTTTGCCTGACTAGatattctttttattttgatttatttatatttatcTCTTAACATTCTAAGTAATGTTTCTCCGTactgcatttgcatttgcttAAACGCTTAGTCTACTGGAATGCAGCACAAGAAAGCTTTTTGTATGCGCCTCAAAGCTGGAGATAATCTTACTGTAATATGCCAAATTAACATCACTTGGCCCCAATACGTCTCTTCTCGATCAAATTGGGCTTCCCAAAAACTTCCTTAACTTCCTCATTTTGAACAACCTTCAAGTACCAAGCGACGACATTCGGATACTGCTGCCTCATGGGCTCATCAATTATGTGCATGAAAGCCCACAAGAGAGTAGAAGCACCAGTTAGATCAGCAAGCGTCAGTTCATCTCCAGTAAGCAATATACCAGGGTTcagatgcttctcaagtaCCGATAAACCATATGCCAGCTGAGCCAGTGCCTTTATCTCGGTAGTTTCATCAAATGCTCCTAACCCTACGCGCCACATaacaaggtcaaggacaGTAGGGTAGATCTCTtcagcaaagaaagaaatccATTGTCTGATCTTGGCGGAGCTCATGGCATCTTGGCCAAGCAGCTGACTTGCTTGAGGGCCTGACTGGGCTACATACTGAGCGATAGCGTCAGATTCCACGAGACAGAAGCCATCAGGGCCCTCAAACGCTGGGACCTTTCCAGCTGGGAATTTGGAGAGAAACTCTGCTGACTTGTTGGTCACCCCGTGTTGATAAGCAGGAatctcaatgatgagattgttgagtTTTGCTGCAGCGAGAATCTGAACAAAGAGTCAGCCAAATTGCTAAAGAGTAGATAAAAATGCAAAGTAGGTAATGCAACAGAGATGATTACCTTGAAAACTCTCGCATTAGGCATATATGTATAAAGGGTCCCAAACGAAGTCATCTTGTCTGTTTATTTGATGTTCACGTTGCTATTTCTGAAGTCTACTGAGAAGAATGGGCTACATAAGAATGGCGAATAGGCATCCTCTTACAAATCTGAtgattgatcttgagaatcaTCGGCAAACCTCGGTCCCTTGGTTCCGATGTTGCGCTGTTTGGCGAGGTCCGCTGCCGAAGGATTTTGATGGCCTGATAGCAGGTACAGTGAGAAATCCGACCTCATCACTTTAGAAAAGAACGCATGCTTAATTTAGCAACGCAGTTTGACGCGTTTAGATATGTGCATCTATCATCCACAATGCGTGCATTAGACGATCTGCCCGACCCCTGAACCTTCTCCCATCCTTGTTTTTCGCTTTTCCCGGCTAGTGCTTACTATAATGCGCACAGACGAACTAGGGCGAATCTGGTACATACCGGATATTCGGCTGGATGCAGGAGTGAGCTGATGAGCGGAAGTCCGGCAGTTCACCCACTTACCATCCATCAGTTGCCATTTGATTATGCGCTGCTGAGCTCAGTAACAAGTTTCGATGCTGACTTTCCCTATTGGAACACCGATCCGGTCGATTCAGGTTGCTCGCCATTCCCTAGTCGCTTCTTTCCACTCCCATGTCGGGTATGCAATAGAATGAATACGCTAAAACGCGTATGTCAGCCCGTAGGTACGTACACATCGAAGAGTTTCTAGTTTGGGTCAAACTTGGTTTACGAAATATGGGCACGAGTAAGCTACAATACATCCCGCTTGATGGCAAAAGTACTATCCAACCACGTAAACATCTTATGGTGAACAACAGCTAAAGCTCCAATCTTGGCTTGCAACCCTCCACCTTCAACCCCCTTACCAATCCACAAATGCTTCTCATTGGACCCCAGAGCCGTCAGCCCCTCGAATATGGGGTTGGCGTTGATATCGGGCGTGAAGTAGAACGAATCCGCAGCGCCAGTTATTAACGTGGGGCACTTGATCTTGGACAGGTATCCGCCCTTGAGTGAGATCTGCTGCATGACTCGTAGCACATCTGCCGGCGTTTCAACCCCAAAAACCCATTTGCCGTGCCCAAACTCCCATGCAATCTGGAAGTTCACGGCAGTGAGGGCGTCTACTACCCAATTGAAGAGCCCATCGCTTACCCAACCGGAAAGCCAGCCGTTGATGAACCAGGAAGGCATGCGGCTGCGGGTTATCTCGAATAGATCCAGAGGTCCGTCACAAGAGATGCACGCTTTGATTCGGGGATCGACTGCCGCACGTAGTGACAGGTAGCCGCCGAGGGAGGCTCCAAAGATGGCTAGacgttcaagatcaagatcatacTCTGGAGCTATGTCATCTGTGACAAAGTCTAGGACTTGACTCACGACGTATTCCCAGTCTGTACGGAGTTTCAGTTTCCCAACACGTAGGGGGAGGCCTTGACCGGGCCCATCAAAACTGAAGACGGCATAGCCTCGGGGaagagcaccagcagcaccatAGAAGTATAGCTCTTCTTGGGTAGAGTCAAAGCCTCCAGTCTGAAGCACGACAGGAATCTTGCCAGGCAGCCTATGATGCGGAGCAGGAAGATAGAGTCTGCCAGGCAGTTTGATATCCTTGTCGTAAGGAATCTCAAAGCTCTTGACAGtggcatcgagaagaaccCATCCTTTGTCAAAGGCATTCACGCTGGCctttgaagctgccaagatgcGCGGATCATTGGGGGTGCAGTGCAGCAGAAACTCGCTGGCCCGCCAGTAATTGGCAGCACGAATATAAGCCCAGCAAGCGCCGGTCCTATCGccgacagcagcagcttcttctgctaGAGCTTGTGCCTTTTCTGCCTGGTCACGCCAGGCGCGATA
Coding sequences within:
- a CDS encoding elongation factor 1-gamma, whose protein sequence is MTSFGTLYTYMPNARVFKILAAAKLNNLIIEIPAYQHGVTNKSAEFLSKFPAGKVPAFEGPDGFCLVESDAIAQYVAQSGPQASQLLGQDAMSSAKIRQWISFFAEEIYPTVLDLVMWRVGLGAFDETTEIKALAQLAYGLSVLEKHLNPGILLTGDELTLADLTGASTLLWAFMHIIDEPMRQQYPNVVAWYLKVVQNEEVKEVFGKPNLIEKRRIGAK